From a single Candidatus Brevundimonas phytovorans genomic region:
- a CDS encoding ATP-dependent DNA helicase, whose amino-acid sequence MVAHASLTARRLGLSPPPRSTDMLDVLELYAFVRPARFCAPSPSGLALALGRSEPKGAEAQAQALRDAAADLLNELTDPAYPGREDAFTLAGTLDRAGWSWGARVLAALQAGPLRDRRERGAGLDVWSRLAEWEDEAPRGEAGSAPVDSESARIRLDKLLQASGLDETRPAQSDYAAEAAYAFSPRNEEGRPRVLLAEAGTGTGKTLGYLAPASLWAERNSGAAWVSTYTRALQRQIDRESRALWPDEAERRKKTVVRKGRENYLCLLNLQDMMQAAQLGNGDLIGMGLASRWAAHSRDGDMTGGDYPGWLPGLFAAAPSHQASPANLVDRRGECVHAACPHYRLCFVEKTIRASRRADLVVANHALVMTQAAFDGARSARGQKQDGETAALKRIVFDEGHHLFDAADSAFSAALSGQEAAELRRWIRGPEGRGRRGRGLEQRLGDLCADNEAAAKALKDAMIAAAALPGEGVSGRIAPASGEINPIGPIEAFLVAALEQLRARSQETGGTEFGMECALRPATEPVLEAARAAARAIAAVEAPLLALSRHLEDILDEEAAELDGAARARIEGALRGMDRRARMTLPGWRSMLAALEEGGDEPDPDFVDWLSAEAAFGRIHDVALRRHWIDPTVPLEAAVIMPAHGVLITSATLSDPAAEDPFSLARMRSGAARLIEPARTLKVDSPFDYAANSRIIVVNDLMKDDPRQIAAAMRELFLAAGGGGLGLFTAIRRLKTVYERLGPDLAKAGVPLYAQHVDPLEVGALVDVFRAEQDSCLLGTDAVRDGVDVPGRSLRVLAFDRVPWPRPDLLHKARRERFGGKTYDDALARGRIAQAFGRLIRRADDKGVFLMLDAACPTRLFAGLPPGTEVQRMGLAEAVELTKSFLNPEAG is encoded by the coding sequence ATGGTCGCCCACGCCAGCCTGACCGCCCGTCGCCTGGGCCTCAGTCCGCCGCCGCGCTCGACCGACATGCTGGACGTGCTGGAGCTCTACGCCTTCGTGCGCCCCGCCAGGTTCTGCGCGCCCTCGCCGTCGGGCCTGGCCCTCGCCCTGGGCCGCTCCGAGCCCAAGGGGGCCGAGGCTCAGGCCCAGGCCCTGCGCGACGCCGCCGCCGACCTGCTGAATGAACTGACCGACCCGGCCTATCCGGGCCGCGAGGACGCCTTCACCCTGGCCGGGACGCTGGACCGGGCAGGCTGGTCCTGGGGCGCGCGCGTGCTGGCCGCGCTTCAGGCGGGTCCCTTGCGCGACCGGCGCGAGCGCGGCGCCGGTCTGGACGTCTGGTCCCGCCTCGCCGAGTGGGAGGACGAGGCCCCGCGCGGCGAGGCCGGCTCCGCCCCCGTCGATTCTGAAAGCGCCCGCATCCGTCTGGACAAGCTGCTGCAGGCCTCGGGTCTGGACGAAACCCGGCCCGCCCAGTCCGACTACGCCGCCGAGGCCGCCTACGCCTTTTCCCCCCGCAACGAGGAGGGCCGTCCGCGCGTCCTGCTGGCCGAGGCCGGCACCGGCACCGGCAAGACCCTGGGCTATCTGGCCCCCGCCAGCCTGTGGGCCGAGCGCAACTCGGGGGCGGCCTGGGTCTCGACCTATACCCGCGCCCTGCAACGCCAGATCGACCGCGAAAGCCGCGCCCTGTGGCCGGACGAGGCCGAGCGCCGCAAGAAGACGGTGGTGCGCAAGGGCCGCGAAAACTACCTCTGCCTGCTGAACCTGCAGGACATGATGCAGGCCGCCCAACTGGGCAACGGCGACCTGATCGGCATGGGGCTGGCCAGCCGCTGGGCCGCGCACAGCCGCGACGGCGACATGACCGGCGGCGACTATCCCGGCTGGCTGCCCGGCCTGTTCGCCGCCGCCCCCAGCCATCAGGCCAGCCCGGCCAATCTGGTCGACCGGCGCGGCGAATGCGTCCACGCGGCCTGTCCGCATTACCGTCTGTGCTTCGTCGAGAAGACCATCCGCGCCAGTCGCCGCGCCGATCTGGTCGTGGCCAACCACGCCCTGGTCATGACCCAGGCCGCCTTCGACGGCGCCCGCTCGGCGCGCGGCCAGAAGCAGGACGGCGAGACGGCGGCGCTGAAACGCATCGTCTTCGACGAGGGCCACCACCTGTTCGACGCCGCCGACAGCGCCTTTTCCGCCGCCCTCTCGGGTCAGGAAGCCGCCGAGTTGCGCCGCTGGATCCGCGGCCCCGAGGGACGCGGCCGTCGCGGGCGCGGGCTGGAACAGCGTCTGGGCGACCTGTGCGCCGACAACGAGGCCGCGGCCAAGGCCCTGAAGGACGCCATGATCGCCGCCGCCGCCCTGCCCGGCGAGGGGGTGTCGGGCCGCATCGCGCCGGCGTCCGGCGAGATCAATCCCATCGGCCCGATCGAGGCCTTCCTCGTCGCCGCCCTGGAGCAACTTCGCGCCCGCAGTCAGGAAACCGGCGGGACCGAGTTCGGCATGGAGTGCGCCCTGCGCCCGGCCACCGAGCCGGTGCTGGAGGCCGCCCGCGCCGCCGCCCGCGCCATCGCCGCCGTCGAGGCGCCCCTGCTGGCCCTGTCGCGCCACCTTGAGGACATTCTGGATGAGGAGGCCGCCGAGTTGGACGGCGCCGCCCGCGCCCGCATCGAGGGCGCCTTGCGCGGCATGGACCGGCGCGCGCGCATGACCTTGCCGGGCTGGCGCTCCATGCTGGCGGCGCTCGAAGAAGGCGGCGACGAACCCGATCCCGATTTCGTGGACTGGCTCAGCGCCGAGGCCGCCTTTGGCCGCATCCACGACGTGGCCCTGCGCCGCCACTGGATCGACCCGACCGTGCCGCTGGAAGCCGCCGTCATTATGCCGGCCCACGGCGTGCTGATCACCTCCGCTACCCTGTCGGACCCGGCGGCCGAGGACCCGTTTTCTCTGGCCCGGATGCGCAGCGGCGCGGCCCGCCTGATCGAACCGGCGCGGACGCTGAAGGTGGACAGCCCCTTCGACTATGCCGCCAACAGCCGCATCATCGTCGTCAACGACCTGATGAAGGACGACCCGCGCCAGATCGCGGCGGCCATGCGCGAACTCTTCCTGGCGGCGGGCGGCGGGGGGCTCGGCCTCTTCACCGCCATCCGCCGGCTGAAGACCGTCTATGAGCGGCTGGGGCCGGATCTCGCCAAGGCGGGCGTCCCTCTCTACGCCCAGCACGTCGATCCGCTGGAGGTTGGAGCCCTGGTCGACGTCTTCCGCGCCGAACAGGACTCCTGCCTGCTGGGCACGGACGCCGTGCGCGACGGGGTGGACGTGCCGGGGCGGTCCTTGCGCGTGCTCGCCTTTGACCGTGTGCCCTGGCCGCGTCCTGACTTGCTGCACAAGGCGCGGCGTGAGCGCTTCGGCGGCAAGACTTATGACGACGCCCTGGCGCGCGGCCGCATCGCCCAGGCCTTTGGCCGCCTGATCCGCCGCGCCGACGACAAGGGCGTCTTCCTGATGCTGGACGCCGCCTGTCCGACCCGCCTGTTCGCCGGCCTGCCGCCCGGAACCGAGGTCCAGCGCATGGGCCTGGCCGAGGCGGTGGAGCTGACGAAGAGCTTCCTGAACCCCGAAGCGGGCTGA
- a CDS encoding alpha/beta hydrolase — MQTRRIATDGLTQQVLEAGTGPLVLLLHGFPELGISWRAQVQALAEAGFHAVAPDMRGYGGTDKPADAEEHTILHLVGDMVDLVPALGEDQAVVVGHDWGSAVAWHCALMRPDVFRAVAGLSVPFQPRRPKGPPTAAMAAITKRAGLGDLYINRFQSPEAHVALDADPATALRKMFWAYDGATAPADQSTGFMPEGVSLLDSIADDAALPPWMSAAHFEEYVAAFSGSGFKGPLDWYRCLDRNWRLTAFLQGQKIAQPALFMVGDRDPVRHYAGPHEAGQKDWLTSLRGQVILPGAGHWLQQERADAVNAALIAFISGLS; from the coding sequence ATGCAGACCCGCCGCATCGCCACCGACGGCCTGACGCAACAGGTGCTGGAGGCCGGAACAGGCCCGCTGGTCCTGCTGCTGCACGGCTTTCCCGAACTGGGGATCAGCTGGCGGGCGCAGGTTCAGGCCCTGGCCGAAGCCGGTTTCCACGCCGTAGCCCCCGACATGCGCGGCTATGGCGGGACCGACAAACCCGCCGATGCAGAGGAACACACGATCCTGCATCTGGTCGGGGACATGGTCGATCTGGTGCCGGCGCTGGGGGAGGATCAGGCCGTAGTCGTCGGTCACGACTGGGGGTCGGCGGTCGCCTGGCACTGCGCCCTGATGCGGCCGGATGTGTTCCGCGCCGTGGCCGGCCTGTCGGTGCCCTTCCAGCCGCGCCGGCCCAAGGGACCGCCGACCGCGGCGATGGCGGCCATCACCAAACGGGCGGGGCTGGGCGACCTCTACATCAACCGCTTCCAGTCGCCGGAGGCCCATGTGGCGCTGGACGCCGATCCAGCGACGGCGCTGAGGAAGATGTTCTGGGCCTATGACGGCGCCACCGCACCGGCCGACCAGTCGACCGGCTTCATGCCCGAGGGCGTGTCCCTGCTGGACAGCATCGCCGACGACGCGGCCCTGCCGCCGTGGATGAGCGCGGCGCACTTCGAGGAATACGTCGCCGCCTTCAGCGGGTCAGGCTTCAAGGGACCGCTGGACTGGTATCGTTGTCTCGACCGCAACTGGCGCCTGACCGCCTTCCTGCAAGGCCAGAAGATTGCCCAGCCCGCCCTCTTCATGGTCGGCGACCGAGACCCCGTCCGCCACTACGCCGGTCCGCACGAGGCGGGGCAGAAGGACTGGCTGACGAGCCTACGCGGCCAGGTGATCCTGCCCGGCGCCGGCCACTGGCTGCAACAGGAGCGGGCGGACGCGGTCAATGCGGCGCTGATCGCCTTCATCAGCGGGCTGAGCTGA
- a CDS encoding helix-turn-helix transcriptional regulator, with the protein MASNSISWAVSTQTVPDAFERYVYGMADFYEVSGVSDHDRLNFYNETRTTVVDAGAIGYGRSVCQTLSRSPATLRRSDVDGLNLSVHQAAVVGDADGRSVRAAPGAVQLRDLSLPGNSRLERVDVIALIAPRAAVPACLLGRQAHGAVIAPDAPGARLLTAHLTSLDALAATLTDDEVEAAIQALLLVAARMTGFAVTLAPSEVTALQRSVRRQAKGFIETRLTAGDAAITSDAVAKAAGVSRASLYRAFDEDGGVTRYIQDRRLHHARRALRQRSGPAPTIADIAYAYGFASASHFSRQFRARFGYSPSDVEPLSPPRDVSLSDGPIRHEVLVQWLKSLPDGPDVA; encoded by the coding sequence ATGGCCTCGAATTCGATTTCCTGGGCGGTTTCAACCCAGACCGTGCCTGACGCCTTCGAACGCTACGTCTATGGCATGGCCGACTTTTACGAGGTCTCCGGCGTCAGCGACCATGACCGGCTGAACTTCTACAACGAGACCCGCACCACCGTGGTCGACGCCGGCGCCATCGGCTATGGGCGGTCCGTTTGTCAGACCCTGTCGCGAAGCCCCGCGACCCTGCGCCGCTCGGACGTGGACGGCCTCAACCTGTCGGTGCATCAGGCGGCGGTGGTCGGCGACGCCGACGGCCGGTCGGTCCGCGCCGCGCCTGGCGCCGTTCAGCTGCGCGATCTGTCGCTTCCGGGAAACTCCCGGCTTGAGAGGGTCGACGTCATCGCCCTGATCGCGCCGCGCGCGGCTGTGCCGGCCTGTCTGCTGGGGCGACAGGCCCACGGCGCGGTCATCGCGCCGGATGCGCCGGGCGCGCGCCTGCTGACCGCCCACCTGACCAGTCTGGACGCCCTGGCCGCCACCCTGACGGACGACGAGGTCGAGGCCGCGATCCAGGCCCTGCTGCTGGTCGCGGCGCGGATGACGGGGTTTGCCGTAACGCTGGCGCCGTCCGAGGTCACAGCCCTGCAACGCTCGGTCCGGCGTCAGGCCAAGGGCTTCATCGAAACCCGTCTGACGGCGGGAGACGCCGCAATCACCAGCGACGCCGTGGCCAAGGCGGCGGGCGTGTCGCGCGCCTCCCTCTATCGCGCCTTTGACGAGGACGGCGGGGTCACGCGCTATATTCAGGACCGGCGGCTGCATCACGCCCGGCGCGCCCTGCGACAGAGAAGCGGCCCCGCGCCCACCATCGCCGACATCGCCTACGCCTACGGCTTCGCCTCGGCCTCGCATTTCAGCCGCCAGTTCCGGGCGCGCTTTGGCTATTCCCCCTCAGACGTCGAGCCGCTGTCGCCGCCGCGCGACGTCTCCCTGTCGGACGGACCCATTCGCCACGAAGTGCTGGTGCAGTGGCTCAAGTCCCTGCCGGACGGGCCTGATGTGGCCTAG
- a CDS encoding TraB/GumN family protein: MPIARLTACVRATLTLGCALSALLLAPSTMAQTPEAAPVAVTAAPSGSGPALWVIRDADSTLYLFGTVHVLKPETPWGTARVDRAFASADEYWFEIADLNNQDGVIPLIQAKGISPDRPLSSLLTADELADLDAAARTVGATAAQLDPLRPWLASLQLALASIQKAGYVATNGGDQILHARAAAAGKPIRGFETAPQQIGFIADMSEDAQLAMLRSSLKEFDQAEAMLGRMVSAWSTGDVEGIDALIGQEMKAESPEMYAVMLTRRNEAWANQIQTLLAGSGTAFISVGAGHLAGADSLQAKLAQRGITAARVVD, encoded by the coding sequence ATGCCCATCGCCCGACTGACCGCCTGCGTCCGCGCGACCTTGACCCTCGGCTGCGCCCTGTCGGCCTTGCTGCTGGCGCCGTCCACGATGGCCCAGACGCCGGAGGCGGCGCCTGTCGCCGTCACAGCGGCGCCCAGCGGTTCCGGCCCCGCCCTCTGGGTGATCCGGGACGCGGATTCCACCCTCTACCTGTTCGGCACGGTTCATGTGCTGAAGCCCGAGACGCCCTGGGGCACGGCCCGCGTGGATCGAGCCTTCGCCAGCGCCGATGAATACTGGTTCGAGATTGCGGACCTGAACAATCAGGACGGCGTCATTCCCCTGATCCAGGCCAAGGGGATTTCGCCTGACCGCCCCCTGTCCAGCCTCCTGACCGCCGACGAACTGGCCGACCTGGACGCCGCCGCCCGCACCGTCGGCGCCACGGCGGCGCAACTGGACCCGCTGCGCCCCTGGCTGGCCAGCCTGCAACTGGCGCTCGCCTCGATCCAGAAAGCCGGCTATGTCGCGACCAACGGCGGCGACCAGATCCTGCATGCCCGCGCCGCCGCCGCCGGCAAGCCGATCAGGGGCTTCGAGACGGCGCCCCAGCAGATCGGCTTCATCGCCGACATGTCCGAAGACGCCCAACTGGCCATGCTGCGTTCGAGCCTGAAGGAGTTCGATCAGGCCGAGGCCATGCTGGGGCGGATGGTGAGCGCCTGGTCCACCGGCGACGTGGAAGGGATCGACGCCCTGATCGGCCAGGAGATGAAGGCGGAATCGCCGGAAATGTACGCCGTCATGCTGACACGCCGGAACGAGGCCTGGGCCAATCAGATCCAGACCCTTCTCGCCGGCTCAGGCACAGCCTTCATCTCGGTCGGCGCCGGCCATCTGGCGGGCGCCGACAGCCTGCAGGCGAAGCTGGCGCAGCGCGGTATCACCGCCGCCCGCGTCGTCGACTAG
- a CDS encoding helix-turn-helix transcriptional regulator, with amino-acid sequence MNNRLKVLRAERDWSQAHLATELGVSRQTVNALETGRYDPSLPLAFKIARLFALPIEAIFSDEE; translated from the coding sequence ATGAACAACCGTCTCAAGGTCCTGCGCGCCGAACGCGACTGGAGCCAGGCTCACCTGGCGACCGAGCTCGGCGTCTCGCGCCAGACCGTCAATGCGCTCGAGACGGGGCGCTACGACCCCTCCCTGCCCTTGGCCTTCAAGATCGCCCGCCTGTTCGCCCTGCCGATCGAAGCCATCTTCTCGGACGAGGAATAG